A segment of the Malaclemys terrapin pileata isolate rMalTer1 chromosome 1, rMalTer1.hap1, whole genome shotgun sequence genome:
gaaggtcaagactataacagggttcaaaaaagaactagataaattcatgcaggacagatccatcaatgtctattagccaggataggcagggatggtgttcccagcctctgtttgccagaagctgggaatgggtgacaggggatggatcacttgatgatgacctgttctgttcattccctctggggtattgtccactgttggaagacaggatactgggctagagggacctttggtctgacccggtatggctgttcttatgttcttatgcctgaGCCCGGCCGGCCGCCCCTGCACCAGGAGCTGGGGGATGGCCAGGGCTCAAGGCTGCCAGGGACTCCATGCAGCTGAAGGTAGAGTTGCTGGCCTTCCAGTGAGGGAACCAGCCCTTCACACCAAGCTCCAGCCTTCCTGCCCAGACATGGCCCAGACTCCGGGGTGTGGGCTTTGAGTTGTTGCTGTGGGATTGGTTGGGGTCTTATTTAACAACCTTGGTTCCTTTGCCTGTTCCTTTCCCCTTCTTTTCATTTACCCCCCTCCTTTCCAGATATAAAGTGCTGTGTCTTTGATGTACTGCACCGGTGAATGGGAATAGCCTACAGGCCATAGAGGTTGTTATTGGTTTCGACACCTGTCCATTAGAAACACAGGGCCATTGGTCCTAAGTGGGGTGTCACTGAGTCCCCAAGGAGAGAGGAATTAGGGGCTCCCATCACTGCTGAGGATTGGGGTGCCCCAGAAGAGGGGCTATGTAAGAATAAATCACAGGCCTGCCGTGCGATGTGTCTGTGTCTGGGAATTCCTCAGGATTCAGATCCTTGATGACATATTTGCACCCACAAAATAATTACTGGGTATGCCGGGTGTGCAGTTATGAATGAGTCACAAGAAGCTGTAAGTAGCTCCTTGCcggggagtgtggtgggcagaatTAACTAAAAGGCTGTTGTGGGCTGTGAGCTGCTCATCCTGCCCCCCCGGAGCTCAGTGCTGGGAAGCTTTCCTAAAATCATGTTCTGTGGACCATAATCCATGTTCTGTATTGACTTCTATTCGATTCTAGATACGCTCCACCACCCTTTGCCCCAGAGAAAGTCATTTCTAGAGATCgtcaaaaaaaaagagaaaaaaaagtttgcaaaccCCTCTGAACATTTCCATGCCATTTTCATGGCACAGCTTTCAGAAAGGAGGTGATTTTTCATCTATTCAAATTTTgttcacattttttgttttttcccttctccttcccccaatTTTGCCTTTgaagaaaagggggtggggggagagagaaggaaggaagaacaATACATGAAAACAACTCAGTAAACCTCCAGAAAatctgaaaacaacaacaacaaaatcccaaATAACCAAAACTCCAAAAAGGGTTTATTGGTTTGGTTTTCTGATTTCATCGAAGAAACGGAAAATCGTGGGAAAAGGCCCATTTTTCATTAGAAAACTGTTGAGCAGTTGCAGTTGTTTCAAAAGCTGGCTCTACATGGATTTGTGTTAGCTAGAAGCGTCCATGTAGAAATAAACAGAAGATTGGTTCCCCAAACACAGTTTGGCTCTCAAAGTTTGCATGTGTAGGGCAGATGGGGAGGAAAAGGACTGTGTGCcaatgcagaatcaggctcatCAAAGGCAGTTTTTTTGCCTTTGGGGGTAGGGAAGCCCCTAGATTTTCTTATAGAGACAGAGCATTTACTCTAGTCTGGGGGAACATGTATACAGCAATATGACCATGTTACAGGTTTATTATCTCCTGATGCATGAGGTGTTTGGTGAAAACAAAACCAACTCAACTACAATTTCTTTACAAGGTGATCTCCCAGTGACTTATTCTTTACCTTTATCATAATGCTGTATTGGTCTTCAGCGGACTGTATAATCAGACAATGCCTAAAACAATAAAGTGCTTAATTATAAAACTCCATGCCAATAAAATCATTGTTTTACAGTAGTCATTGTGGAATCCCTTTGGGTAACAGACTTCCTATAAGCTGGATCTACATTAGACTATGTTCAGGACAGACCGGGACCCAGTCCTGCCCCTATTGAAGTTCGTGGCAAGGTTCCAGTAGGAACATGGCCTAGGTATGGATTTGGTATAGATTTGGGTAGCTGAACGCGCTTGCCTTGGGGAATAGCTGGGGTATGGGATTGACAAGGCCATAACCCCTGGAAGGGGTTGATCTGAGATTGCATTGGAGGGGCACTGGAGGGAAACACAAACCAGAtttagggtcacattttcaatatGTGGCTTAGGAgtccaagtcccattgactttcagtaagacttaggctcctacaggacagatttttaaacaatttaggCACCTCACGATGCAGGTAGGtccctactgggattttcagaagcatccaggggcctatttgcatctttaggcacctaaataccattaaaaatctggcccaatgtcCCTCAATCACTTTTGTAAATTTTACCCGTCAGTCCCAACAGGACTTGGTCACTTGTGGCACGTCTCCACAGTCAGCGGCAGGGAGCCTCTGAGCGTGGGTTGACACACGTCGGGTCGCGGGACTCATGCGGCCGTATTATGAATAGCTGCGTGGACAGTGGTTTTAAGGcgtggctcgggctggagctcaggttctgaaGCACGGCTCCCCTCACTAGGCTTCAAAGCCCTCGTCCCAGCTCTCTACGCAGTTATTTTTAGCATGGAAACACGAGCCGCCCCCCGAGCCACAGCCCGTAGCCCTGGGCTGGCAGGCTCACTGCTGCAGACTGTGGATGTACCCTTAAGTGGTGCTTTAGAAAATGCTCCCCTGCAATGCCcaaggggccaaatcctgccacGTCAAAATGGTCACCAGTCTTTGATTTTTCAAATAACGTCgaaaaaaattccaaattttgGAACCCAATAAAAACATTGGACAAAGAACTCATGGTATTTTTCAACCAGCCAGAGAGccggctggaattttcaaaagaacctcaTTGAACTTTCAAAAACTGgtgttgacatttaaaaataaaaatcaatatttaaaaaaaaatggcactGACATGATTTCCAGAAATGTCATTGGCATTTTAAAACAACGCATCGGAATAGCAAACCCTGGGAGAAAACGGTCCAATCAAATGTTacaaaacatttccaaaaatGTGTACTGACTTTTCAGACAGCTCTGCTGAGAAGCCAGATGGTGATAGCAAtagctaaataaaaataaaataaaataaatatatggagatacacttatctcctagaactggaagggaccctgaaaggtcattgagtccagccccctgctttcactagcaggaccaagtactgattttgccccagatccctaagtggccccctcaaggattgaactcacaaccctgggcttagcaggccaatgctcaaacctctgatcCCTCCCCCAGTACCCAACAGGATtggtcccattggcttcaatgggagtcaggGCTGCTTAGCACCTCTTGACATCTGGCCCCATACTGTAGCAGGTGGGATACTGGTAGACAAGCCATTCATTTGGTTTTAATCCAGACAGACCTGGTTTTGTATGGTTTGCCCCCTGTCCGGTACTGATATCAAACCAGCCGTGGTTATCTCTGGTATCATGCACGGAGGATGCTGTTTTGCAGAGTGTGTTGCTCCGTCCCGCTGGTGTGAGCTCACATGCACTGTGCATGCAATGTCATGCTGGTAGGGGCGGGGACACGCAGGAGAGGGCAGGGACAATGGAGGGGAGGATCTGGGGCTGCGTCAGTGGCCACCCTAGATACTGGGTTCTGCTAAGATCTTTCGTTGGCCAAAGAGCTTAAAGACCCGTTTCCGGATCTGCTTGGACTTAATGCCGTAGATGACTGGGTTTAGCATGGGGGGAACGACGAGGTACAGGTCAGCCACCAAGACTTGGGTGTGAGGAGCAAGGCTGAGCTTAAAAATATGCAGGTACAGAGAAAGGAGCCCTCCCAAGTAGAAGAGCAGGATGACGCAGACATGGGAGCCGCAGGTGCTGAAGGCCTTGAGACGTGCCTCCTGAGATGAGAGCCGTAGGACGGAGTGGAGGATCATGCCGTAAGAGAAGGCGATGAAAACGAAGTCTGTCCCCACTAGGGCTGTGGCCACAACGATGCTGTACAGGTCGGTGACTGCCGAGTCTGCGCAGGCCAGCTCCATCACAGCCATGTACTCGCAATAGGAATGAGGGATGACATTCATTTTACAGTAGGGCAGACTGGTTAGAAGGCAGGTTAAGGGCgtcacaacccccacccccctagCAAGTGACAGCAGCCCAATCTGGGCAATCTTTGGGCTGGTTACGATAGTGTTGTATCTCAAGGGGTTGCAGATAGCCACGTATCGGTCTAAAGACATGGCCAAGAGCACCCCTGACTCCACTACAGTGAAGGTGTGGATGAAGAACATCTGGAGGAAGCAAGCCTCGAAGCTGATCTCTCTGGAATCCatccagaagatgctcagcattttggggaCAACGGCAGTTGAGAAGACCAGATCAATGACAGCCAGCATGGacaggaaatagtacatgggctcatggagggtCTCCTCCTGCTTTACAACGAAGAGGACAGTACCATTTCCTAGCAGAGCAATCACATACATGAGGCAGAatgggatggagatccagacatgcTCAGATTCCAGGCCGGGGATGCCGGTCAGCAGGAACGTAGAGGGGTTAGGGCAGGTCTGATTGAAGGTTGACATGACCTACAGCAGGTGCGGATCAGTTGATTTGCAGAAGTTCTTTCCCTGCAATACAATAATTGAAGGGCTGGGATTTTTTCAGGGCGCTGGACATTTTTCAAACCTAGCACAAGCTCATTTGGTTTATTCAGGCCAAAGTGTTCAAAGCTCGGTGCCTTAAGTTATGCTCCTAAATTGGCAGAATGGTCTGGAGAGGCACAGTGGTCTAGTAGGGAGGGCACTGGACAGcaagtcaggagacctgaatgctgccctgggctctgccactgacatgctGGGTCACCTTGGGCCAGTCGCTTCCCTGCTCCGGGCCTGAGTTTccccccctttgtctgtcttgtctatttcctttctaagctcttcaggacaaggACTCTCTAGCATGCACATGtgtatgtacagctcctagcatggtgaggccctgatctcagctggggcccaCAGTTGCTATTGTACTGACCGATGGGGAGTGTAAGGCACAGAGACTTCCCTGCCCTGCCTTCTTTCCCCAGTCACCTTCCATGAACCAAGTGCAATCGGGAGACCCATGAGCCGCTGCGAGGATCCTACCCCATGCTCGGAGGTaagaagaggaagatgaggatTGAGGACACAAGATAATGTTTTGGAGACAGCAGACAGCCCTGGCTACTCCCTGATCAGCCTACGCCCCTGTACAGCTACTGCAGTGCGTTGTGCCAGGGGTGAATCTAGCCTGATATGTCCATGGCAAAATGAACCAGAGAGAATTGCAGCTGTTTGATCATTGCAAATTACAGCGGGTGCATCCAGAACTGTGAGTTAAGAACATAATCAAGGATGTGAACAATTAAAAGTttgatatctatctatctatctatctaacggccagactgggtcagaccaaaggtccatctagcccagcatcctgtcctccgacagtggcaaataccaggtgccccagagggaatgaacagaacaggtcatcatccagtgatccatccccgtcactcattcccagcttctggcaaacagaggctagggacaccatccgtgcccatcctggctaatagacattgatggacctatcctccatgaatttatctagttcttttttgaaccctgttatagtcttggccttcacaacatcctctggcaaagagttccacaggttaactgtttgttatgtgaaaaaatatttccttttgtttgttttaaacctgctggctattaatttcatttggtgacccctagttcttgtgttatgagaaggagtaaacaacacttccttatctactttctccacctcagtcatgattttatagacttcaatcatatcgcctcttagtcgcctcttttccaagctcaaaagtcccaatcttattaatctctcctcatattgcAGCCGTTCCACACCCCtgtacatttttgttgcccttttctataccttttccaattccaatatattttttgagatggggagaccacatctgcacgccatatttaagatgtgggcgtaccatggatttatacagcaccttcaccataacccccccccccacctctcttaCTTGCTAAACAGGTTGTAACCAGTGTTTTTAACATTCCCATCATGCAAACTGTCCCTCCAGGTTTCAGTAATGCCAATTATATCACATATCTTTTCATTGGTAAGAATTCCAATTCCTTTTGTTTATTACCAagactcctagcattggtgtataagCAATGAGAACATTTCCATCCATTCACCCGTCCCAGCTGTTGTAATGAATCCCACCATCGCCACATCTCTGCACTTTCCACATAAAATAGATGGTTAATAGCCAAATCCTCAAGGGATTTAGAAGCTTTGATTCTTCTTTCTTTCTGGAGTTCAGAAACTCTGTTTGGGGCAGGTTTAtcattatgcatccgaagaagtgggctgtagtccacgaaagcttatgctctaataaatttgttagtctctaaggtgccacaagtactcctgttctttttgcagatacagactaacacggctgctactctgaaatttatcaTTATGGTTTCTAACAGCAATGATCTGgtccatttcattttaaaaaccggAATCATGCTTTAGTCTTCAGTGCTATTGCCCCGCCATTCTCCATGTCACATCTTATCTCGGGAACTTATTTCTAATCACTTATTAGCTGTAAATTCTGGGATTTCCCACAGGGCAGGGCGCGTTTTCCCTACACACAGGGAGTAAAGCCAGTCAACATTTTTtggttaaaatatttttccagtgaaaaatgacttttgcagaacattttcattttgctcCAGATTTTCTGGTTTGTGGctgaaaaaaacaacacccccgaCACAGCAACCTGAACATTCAATTttccatacaaaaatatttttttgataaaaatgtttgattcttatttttaaatagtatttttttttttactgaaaacaaaaattgtaaCTGAAAACAGATTTCAAACAGGGAGTATTTCCTAGTTTGGGTTTTGATTtgtcattgaaaaaaaatggaaacattttcatcGTAAaatttttggtggggggggaaatgaaaaaataaattaaaaatgtccACCAAAGTGtaattgctttttttgtttgtttttggcctaGCTCTAATTGTGAGATCACACACACCGCAAATGCTGAAGCAACCTCAGTCTGCAAAGCCTGGGAGAAACACTGCCCTTTAACCTAGCTCCCTCTCAGTCACCCGGCAACAGAGCACTTTCCAATGACCCTTTCTCACCCCGCCTCCCCTCGTTCCATCCAAAGAACCCTACAGTCACCTACCTCCGTGCGAGTCTTGTGGCTGTCCCTCCTTATCTCTTTGGGGGTGCTCTGCCTGTGTGCGGGCGTGACTCCGTTGCAGGAGTCTTTATAATTCACCCCAGTTAAATCTTCTGGGATCTCTCCACCAGATGGGAGTCTCTGGTGACTATGGCCTCTCCAACTGTGCTAGTCTAAGGCAGTGAAGGATAAGTGGTATTGACCCTAAATTAGTTCTCGCTGCCCTGCTTTGCTTTGCTAGCCCCCGGATCTGGAAAGTACTAGGATGGGGTGGTGCAAATGATTGTGGTGTTGGTTGCAACTTTCTGTGTAACTTTTCCTcagaaaaaaaccctctcttctGAAAGTCTGCCAGGTAGGAGCCACACACTAGAGCAGGACCTAAGGGAGTTCCCCATCCAGCAGCTGGGTATGAAAGGATGTCCTGCATGTGACCGTCGAAGGACCTCAACCTTGGATCTCCTGGCAATGGTCTACTGGCTGAGCCACCTCCTCTGAGCCCTGGCTTGCATCACATCACCCTCCCAAGCTTTCTTCACAACCAACAAAACTGGAAGGGCTGAGAGTCTCTCCTGTGATATTGTCCTTTTGGGCTACTCTGGCAGCACAAAGGAGACAAAAAACCAGTAGATTAAAATGTGGGGATTCCTCAGGAGTGGGGGAATCCCTGAGTGTCATGGAGCCAGTGTAGCTAGCTCCTACTCCTGGCCCCTTTCCCAGTCCTTGGTATGGGGGGTACTGGGGACTTGACAGGAGGAAAGGAGCATGGTCAGAATGTTACTGTGCTCCAGCAATCCCCAGCAGGGGACCTGGACCTTTGGGGCCATATTCCACTGGTGGTGTTTAGAGCAGCCCCGAGGCTGCTCTGAACTGTATCGGCCATAGGACTGAGGAGATATCAATGGCTCCCTTGCACTACTCAGTGTCTTACACCAGGCTCAGCACCATAGTCTCTGAGCTCCTTCCTGTAGTGCATTAGGTTAACGGCTGTCACACATTTGTTCTCATCCCCTCCCCAGGAGGAGAAGTGTGTGCGGGAGGGTGTTTTATCGTGGTCATATTTTCATGTTTATGTTAGAGGAGGCCggtcaaagaaatgcactgcACACTTGGAGCACAGGGGGGAGAAATTTGGGATGGTCCTTAGCTCTGGGGAGTCTGTTTCACAGTCTCAGGTTGGACCACAAGAACGCTCTGTCTCCCTCACTGCTGCGCTTTGCCCTTAATGTCGCGCGTTCCATTGGGCCAGCGGAGTTGAGTTGTTGACCATGGTCTTCAGCCCAGACTTTGAGGTGATCTTTAAGAGTTGCTGGGCGCAGGCCATTGAACAAGGACCACGACCTTGAATTTGATGTACCTCCGTCCCTTCACTGTGCTCAGTGCATATCGGGGGCAGTTCAGACTTGAGGCCAATATCTGTAGCTTGAAAGTAGCTCTGGAAGGGAGTAACTGCTCTCCCCGGGCGGTGCTGGAATAACTCACTGCAGCTCACTTCAAGCCCTAGCATGATGAGCCgtcttttacaaatggggaaactgagccccCGTCAAAGAGACTGTCACTCCAGAGATCatgtcctaaaaaaaaaaaatgcacccaGATTGGTGAAAACTCACCAAGAAttgggaacatttaaaaaatctaatttctgcttcagcccgcgtgcaatttgtttgtttgctttttatgttTCCTTTGGCTTGGTCCATGAATATAGATTTATGAATTTATTTCTAGTCTGCTTTAATTCCTGGACCCTCTGCACTCACCATAAACTCAGTGTTTGCAcacgtgcgcgcgcacacacacacacacacctacccacCCACATACACcaggaaacatttattttgctgCATTAAAGTACATGCACAAATTGAGTTAACATGCACAAAGCCACCGTGTGGTTCTCCTTCAAAGacctccttaaaactcttctttGCCGTGATGCGGACAGGAAACTTGACAATGGGTGTCTCCTGTTGTCTCTGGTTTTATACTTAGATGGGAAGTTCCTCAGGGCACAGACTGTCTGTTTATTATGGCTTGTTGTATGGTATCTAACACAGTAGAGCCCTGCTCtatgactggggcctctgggtgctaatacagcacaaataataaataataaataattttgccATGAAGTTTTGTAAAACTTTGCAGAAAATCTAAATGTTGTGTATCCACCTATTCCctacccccatctatctatctatctatctatctatctatctatctatctatctatctctccccatccacaccatctatctatctatctatctatctatctatctatccttcaGTACAGTCTTATCTAAACTCCTGACATTCTCCTTTTAAGAGATTTCTCTGAGTCACACAGAAAATCCATTGCCGAGCTGGGATTAAAACTCAAGACTCCTTGACTCCTCACCTGGTGCTACACTACACACCTCCCCTCAGTGTGTCTGGCTCTCTCCCTTCTGCATGACAGTCCATTGTTTCCTTTAATTTCGAGCTCTGCAGgtgtctctctcttgtttttcagGGTTACACTGACGGAGATCCCCCAGTGTTTCTGTTCAAACCCAACTGCCATCTCTGTTCCTGGGGTGTGAGTGCACTCGGAGCTGACCGGTGATTGCAGACGGACCTCCGTGACTAGGAAACGCAGCCAGGAACTACCACAAGATCCAGCTTAGACAATGTAACATGCTTCATCCGGGGGACAATACATTGAAATGCACATTGAGTGGAGGGGAAAACCTGGGAATCAGGGATGGCTGATGGACAGGCCAGGgtatcaggggcggctccaggcaccagcgcatcaagcgcgtgcctggggcggcaagccacggggggc
Coding sequences within it:
- the LOC128843618 gene encoding olfactory receptor 52K2-like; its protein translation is MSTFNQTCPNPSTFLLTGIPGLESEHVWISIPFCLMYVIALLGNGTVLFVVKQEETLHEPMYYFLSMLAVIDLVFSTAVVPKMLSIFWMDSREISFEACFLQMFFIHTFTVVESGVLLAMSLDRYVAICNPLRYNTIVTSPKIAQIGLLSLARGVGVVTPLTCLLTSLPYCKMNVIPHSYCEYMAVMELACADSAVTDLYSIVVATALVGTDFVFIAFSYGMILHSVLRLSSQEARLKAFSTCGSHVCVILLFYLGGLLSLYLHIFKLSLAPHTQVLVADLYLVVPPMLNPVIYGIKSKQIRKRVFKLFGQRKILAEPSI